The following are from one region of the Georgenia sp. M64 genome:
- a CDS encoding DUF3017 domain-containing protein: MSPARGPRLALLAVLVLAVALVALVAVWSDARTAALVLAGLLAAVAVARGVLPEALVPGSRSRPVDVVLLLALAGALVYLAPWGNATLALP; this comes from the coding sequence ATGTCCCCCGCACGCGGCCCCCGGCTGGCCCTCCTGGCGGTCCTCGTCCTCGCCGTGGCCCTCGTGGCGCTCGTGGCGGTGTGGTCCGACGCCCGGACGGCGGCCCTCGTCCTCGCCGGGCTCCTCGCCGCCGTCGCGGTCGCACGGGGGGTCCTGCCCGAGGCGCTCGTGCCGGGGTCGCGCTCGCGTCCCGTCGACGTCGTCCTCCTGCTCGCCCTCGCCGGCGCCCTGGTCTACCTCGCCCCCTGGGGCAACGCGACGCTCGCGCTGCCCTGA
- a CDS encoding DUF6350 family protein, protein MATTDTRPPVVIDVPGPQRVRTLPEGWLRGLVAGGEAAVLSWLTVVVPAVATYIATAAAPALGEASWQGAARTGTSLWLLGHGGRLEVGGGTVVSLVPLGVALLSLALVHVSTRRMRLTSVAAAALVPVGYVGATALLSLAAAVPAGRAGALAGAALVAVTAAATAAARDRLVLPARVHGAVRDGLLAALWSLAALTAASVVLGAVAVVAGWDRIVMIQQSYGTDVVSTVVLLGGQLAYVPTALVWALAWIAGPGFAVGAGTHFAAASVQTAPLPAVPLLGALPSPGSPGQGWVAVLPVLVGLAAGVWLLRRDGDRGLRAASAAALLAGAGTAAVVLLLAAAASGSVGPGRLATVGPDPVLLAATVLAQVGGAALLTVLAAHPRTRAALGAGGSAARQRVEEHRAARADRREAASAPDGPRLDDAVPTVPGRLAGDESDGAVEPPGPAGPGTAGTGTATAVATEGGGRAATGPDGGSPRPPVWARLDTPPADPPEAQPQAPDGGRWSGPRLSQWSATP, encoded by the coding sequence ATGGCCACCACCGACACCCGCCCGCCCGTCGTCATCGACGTGCCCGGGCCCCAGCGCGTCCGCACCCTGCCGGAGGGCTGGCTGCGCGGGCTGGTCGCCGGCGGCGAGGCCGCCGTGCTCAGCTGGCTCACCGTCGTCGTGCCCGCGGTCGCGACCTACATCGCCACCGCGGCCGCCCCCGCGCTGGGGGAGGCGTCCTGGCAGGGGGCCGCCCGAACCGGCACCTCCCTGTGGCTCCTGGGCCACGGCGGGCGGCTCGAGGTCGGCGGTGGGACGGTCGTCTCGCTCGTGCCGCTCGGTGTGGCGCTGCTCTCCCTCGCCCTCGTGCACGTCTCGACCCGCCGGATGCGGCTGACCTCGGTGGCCGCCGCCGCCCTCGTGCCTGTCGGCTACGTCGGGGCGACCGCACTGCTGTCCCTCGCCGCCGCGGTCCCCGCCGGACGCGCCGGTGCCCTGGCCGGCGCCGCTCTCGTGGCGGTCACCGCGGCCGCCACCGCGGCAGCGCGGGACCGCCTCGTGCTGCCGGCTCGGGTCCACGGCGCGGTGCGCGACGGTCTCCTCGCTGCGCTGTGGTCCCTCGCCGCCCTGACCGCGGCATCCGTCGTCCTGGGGGCCGTCGCCGTCGTGGCGGGCTGGGACCGGATCGTCATGATCCAGCAGTCCTACGGCACCGACGTCGTCAGCACCGTGGTGCTCCTGGGCGGCCAGCTCGCGTACGTGCCGACCGCGCTCGTCTGGGCGCTGGCCTGGATCGCCGGGCCCGGCTTCGCCGTCGGCGCGGGCACCCACTTCGCCGCGGCCTCCGTCCAGACGGCCCCGCTCCCGGCGGTCCCGCTCCTCGGGGCCCTGCCCTCACCCGGCTCGCCCGGTCAGGGGTGGGTGGCGGTCCTGCCGGTCCTCGTGGGCCTGGCGGCCGGGGTGTGGCTGCTGCGCAGGGACGGCGATCGCGGTCTGCGCGCCGCCTCCGCCGCGGCCCTGCTGGCCGGCGCCGGCACCGCCGCGGTGGTGCTCCTGCTCGCGGCGGCCGCGTCGGGCTCGGTGGGACCGGGACGGCTGGCCACGGTCGGACCGGACCCCGTTCTCCTCGCGGCCACCGTCCTCGCCCAGGTCGGGGGCGCCGCGCTGCTCACGGTCCTGGCGGCTCACCCGCGCACCCGTGCCGCGCTCGGAGCGGGCGGGAGCGCCGCGCGGCAGCGGGTCGAGGAGCACCGGGCGGCCCGCGCCGACCGGCGGGAGGCCGCGTCCGCCCCCGACGGCCCACGCCTCGACGACGCCGTCCCGACGGTCCCGGGCCGGCTGGCCGGCGACGAGTCGGACGGGGCGGTGGAGCCGCCTGGACCGGCCGGACCCGGCACGGCGGGAACCGGCACCGCCACGGCCGTCGCGACCGAAGGCGGCGGGCGGGCAGCGACGGGTCCGGACGGTGGGTCGCCCCGGCCGCCGGTGTGGGCCCGGCTCGACACGCCCCCGGCCGACCCGCCGGAAGCGCAGCCGCAGGCCCCGGACGGCGGCCGCTGGTCCGGTCCGCGGCTGAGCCAGTGGTCGGCCACGCCGTAG
- a CDS encoding FAD-dependent oxidoreductase, with translation MPVPIVPESAPTRGRDVPPRSVLVVGAGLAGLRTAAELRAQGFTGRLTVVGAEDRAPYDRPPLSKELFTRTEPLWLAEEGYGDLGELADRVLLGRRARRLEADGTRARVTLAPAGPPAGTRTGAEETVEADVVVLAVGAAAARPSSWDHALTLHGADDAARLRGLLVPGARLVVVGAGWIGAEVAGQAALHGCEVTVVEAAPTPLHRQVGAAAGALTAPWYAAAGVDLRCGRAVTAVRPDAVVLAASAREPAEEVAADVVLAATGVRPATAWLAGAVPLTGQGAVPVDAAGRVRGGPPSVRAVGDCAEMTTPTFGTVPGGHWDAALSHPAALAAGLLGRPAPPTPVPYVFSTQLGHDLTLVGQPPADDDVEVVLRGDVTAGFTVLYLRPGHRLAAGLTADRPRDVAALRRLLAAGSDPALDVGRASDPEVPLRRAVR, from the coding sequence GTGCCCGTCCCGATCGTGCCCGAGTCCGCGCCCACCCGCGGGCGGGACGTCCCGCCGCGCTCGGTCCTCGTGGTCGGCGCCGGGCTGGCCGGGCTGCGGACCGCGGCCGAGCTGCGCGCCCAGGGCTTCACCGGGCGCCTCACCGTCGTCGGCGCCGAGGACCGGGCACCCTACGACCGGCCGCCCCTGTCCAAGGAGCTGTTCACCCGCACCGAGCCGCTGTGGCTCGCCGAGGAGGGCTACGGCGACCTCGGCGAGCTCGCCGACCGGGTCCTGCTCGGGCGGCGCGCTCGACGCCTGGAGGCGGACGGCACCCGCGCACGGGTGACCCTGGCGCCGGCCGGCCCGCCGGCGGGGACACGCACGGGCGCCGAGGAGACCGTCGAGGCCGACGTCGTCGTGCTCGCCGTCGGCGCCGCCGCCGCCCGGCCGTCCTCCTGGGACCACGCCCTGACCCTCCACGGCGCCGACGACGCCGCGCGGCTCCGCGGCCTGCTCGTCCCGGGCGCCCGCCTCGTCGTCGTGGGCGCCGGCTGGATCGGCGCCGAGGTCGCCGGGCAGGCGGCCCTGCACGGGTGCGAGGTCACGGTCGTCGAGGCCGCCCCCACACCGCTGCACCGCCAGGTCGGGGCCGCCGCCGGGGCGCTGACCGCGCCCTGGTACGCGGCGGCGGGCGTGGACCTGCGGTGCGGCCGCGCGGTGACGGCCGTGCGCCCGGACGCCGTGGTCCTCGCCGCGAGCGCCCGGGAGCCGGCCGAGGAGGTGGCCGCCGACGTCGTCCTGGCGGCCACGGGCGTGCGCCCCGCGACGGCATGGCTGGCGGGGGCGGTCCCGCTCACCGGGCAGGGCGCCGTCCCGGTCGACGCCGCCGGCCGGGTGCGAGGCGGTCCGCCCAGCGTCCGGGCCGTCGGGGACTGCGCCGAGATGACGACGCCGACCTTCGGGACCGTGCCGGGCGGGCACTGGGACGCGGCCCTGAGCCACCCGGCGGCCCTCGCCGCGGGCCTGCTCGGCCGGCCGGCACCGCCCACGCCCGTCCCCTACGTGTTCTCCACCCAGCTCGGCCACGACCTCACGCTCGTCGGTCAGCCTCCCGCGGACGACGACGTCGAGGTCGTCCTCCGCGGCGACGTCACCGCCGGGTTCACGGTCCTCTACCTCCGGCCCGGGCACCGCCTCGCGGCGGGCCTGACCGCGGACCGGCCCCGGGACGTCGCCGCACTTCGTCGCCTCCTCGCCGCGGGGTCCGACCCCGCGCTGGACGTCGGGCGGGCGAGCGACCCCGAGGTGCCGCTGCGCCGAGCCGTGCGCTGA
- the purN gene encoding phosphoribosylglycinamide formyltransferase — protein sequence MSAPHVTEPAGRPARLVVLVSGGGSNLAALLDATADPSYGASVVAVGADRDGTGGVAMAREAGIPTFVCRVGDHADRARWDEALTAAVAEHEPDLVISAGFLKLCGPRFMSAFAGRYVNTHNSLLPAFPGIHGPRDALEYGVRIAGATLFFVDEGVDTGVIVAQVAVPVLDDDDVETLTERIKVAERAQLVEQVGRLAREGWHIEGRRVRPGR from the coding sequence GTGAGCGCCCCCCACGTCACCGAGCCCGCCGGGCGGCCGGCGCGGCTGGTCGTCCTCGTCTCCGGCGGCGGGTCGAACCTCGCCGCCCTGCTCGACGCCACCGCCGACCCCTCCTACGGGGCGTCGGTCGTCGCGGTCGGCGCGGACCGCGACGGCACCGGCGGTGTCGCGATGGCGCGCGAGGCCGGCATCCCCACCTTCGTCTGCCGGGTGGGTGACCACGCCGACCGGGCCCGGTGGGACGAGGCGCTGACGGCGGCCGTGGCCGAGCACGAGCCCGACCTGGTCATCTCCGCCGGCTTCCTCAAGCTCTGCGGCCCCCGGTTCATGTCGGCCTTCGCGGGGCGCTACGTCAACACCCACAACTCCCTCCTGCCCGCCTTCCCCGGGATCCACGGCCCGCGCGACGCCCTCGAGTACGGCGTGCGCATCGCCGGCGCGACGCTGTTCTTCGTCGACGAGGGCGTCGACACCGGGGTCATCGTGGCGCAGGTGGCCGTGCCGGTCCTCGACGACGACGACGTCGAGACCCTCACCGAGCGGATCAAGGTCGCCGAGCGCGCCCAGCTCGTCGAGCAGGTCGGCCGGCTCGCCCGCGAGGGCTGGCACATCGAGGGCCGCCGGGTCCGTCCCGGCCGCTGA
- the purH gene encoding bifunctional phosphoribosylaminoimidazolecarboxamide formyltransferase/IMP cyclohydrolase, whose protein sequence is MTTPPAAPTDRVPLRRALVSVYDKSGLEDLAGALHAAGVEIVSTGSTAARIAAAGVPVTGVEEVTGFPECLDGRVKTLHPRVHAGILADRRKAGHREQLDELGVAPFDLVVVNLYPFTATVASGAGPDECVEQIDIGGPTMVRAAAKNHPSVAVVVDPARYGDVARAAAEGGFTLAERRALAAAAFRHTATYDVAVASWMGNVLSPDDEVDGTATGFPGWIGATWDRRAVLRYGENPHQRAALYTDGHGPVGLAQAEQLHGKAMSYNNYVDGDAAWRAAHDHDQPAVAVIKHNNPCGIAVGGDVAEAHRRAHACDPVSAYGGVIAANRPVTAEMARQVAEVFTEVVLAPGFEPEAVEILARKKNIRLLRVDGAPAAGVETRPVSGGLLVQSVDRVDAPGDDPAGWTLAAGEPADEATLADLVFAWRSVRAARSNAILLARDGASVGVGMGQVNRVDSCRLAVERANTLGVGVSSDVDGAGGAANASAAGAPERARGAVAASDAFFPFADGLQVLLDAGVRAVVHPGGSVRDAEVVEAARAAGVTMYLTGTRHFAH, encoded by the coding sequence ATGACCACGCCGCCCGCCGCCCCCACCGACCGCGTGCCCCTGCGCCGCGCCCTCGTCTCGGTCTACGACAAGTCCGGCCTGGAGGACCTCGCCGGCGCCCTGCACGCCGCGGGGGTGGAGATCGTCTCCACCGGCTCCACGGCCGCCCGCATCGCCGCCGCCGGCGTGCCCGTCACCGGCGTCGAGGAGGTCACCGGCTTCCCGGAGTGCCTCGACGGTCGGGTCAAGACGCTGCACCCGCGCGTCCACGCCGGGATCCTCGCCGACCGCCGCAAGGCGGGGCACCGCGAGCAGCTCGACGAGCTCGGCGTCGCTCCCTTCGACCTCGTCGTCGTCAACCTCTACCCGTTCACCGCCACCGTGGCCTCGGGCGCCGGTCCCGACGAGTGCGTCGAGCAGATCGACATCGGCGGTCCCACGATGGTGCGCGCCGCCGCGAAGAACCACCCCTCGGTCGCCGTCGTCGTGGACCCGGCCCGCTACGGCGATGTCGCCCGGGCCGCCGCGGAGGGCGGGTTCACCCTGGCGGAGCGCCGGGCGCTCGCGGCCGCAGCCTTCCGCCACACCGCCACCTACGACGTCGCCGTCGCCTCGTGGATGGGCAACGTCCTCAGCCCCGACGACGAGGTCGACGGGACGGCCACCGGCTTCCCGGGGTGGATCGGCGCCACGTGGGACCGCCGTGCGGTCCTGCGCTACGGCGAGAACCCCCACCAGCGGGCCGCGCTCTACACCGACGGTCACGGTCCGGTCGGGCTCGCGCAGGCCGAGCAGCTGCACGGCAAGGCGATGAGCTACAACAACTACGTCGACGGCGACGCCGCCTGGCGGGCCGCGCACGACCACGACCAGCCGGCCGTGGCGGTCATCAAGCACAACAACCCCTGCGGGATCGCGGTCGGCGGGGACGTCGCCGAGGCGCACCGCCGTGCCCACGCCTGCGACCCGGTCTCCGCCTACGGCGGCGTCATCGCGGCCAACCGGCCGGTCACCGCCGAGATGGCCCGCCAGGTGGCCGAGGTCTTCACCGAGGTCGTCCTCGCACCGGGCTTCGAGCCCGAGGCCGTGGAGATCCTCGCCCGGAAGAAGAACATCCGGCTCCTGCGCGTCGACGGCGCCCCCGCGGCGGGCGTGGAGACCAGGCCCGTCAGCGGTGGGCTCCTCGTGCAGTCCGTGGACCGGGTCGACGCCCCCGGCGACGACCCGGCCGGGTGGACCCTCGCCGCCGGCGAGCCGGCCGACGAGGCGACCCTCGCCGACCTGGTCTTCGCCTGGCGCTCGGTCCGCGCGGCACGGTCCAACGCCATCCTCCTCGCCCGCGACGGTGCCTCCGTGGGCGTGGGCATGGGTCAGGTGAACCGGGTGGACTCGTGCCGCCTGGCCGTCGAGCGGGCGAACACCCTCGGGGTCGGCGTCAGCAGCGACGTCGACGGGGCGGGCGGCGCGGCGAACGCGTCGGCCGCCGGTGCCCCCGAGCGCGCCCGGGGCGCGGTGGCCGCCTCCGACGCGTTCTTCCCGTTCGCCGACGGCCTGCAGGTCCTCCTCGACGCCGGGGTCCGCGCGGTCGTCCACCCCGGCGGCTCCGTCCGGGACGCCGAGGTGGTCGAGGCCGCCCGGGCCGCCGGGGTCACGATGTACCTCACCGGGACGCGCCACTTCGCCCACTGA
- a CDS encoding acyltransferase family protein, whose translation MATQVQERRPRPVAARAPRRGAGRIEGLDGLRALAIAAVLVYHLRPESLPGGYLGVDVFFVVSGFLITTLLLRELDDRGRIDLPRFWVRRARRLLPALVAVVVVTIPAAWLAGTDLLVGIGRQALGALTFSSNWLEIGAGSSYFTATAPQLFVNFWSLAVEEQFYLLWPLLLALVVAATSAARTRARIALTAAGASALGMALLHTPGADATRVYYGTDTHAFGLMIGAALAFALAGGPLPAAARRWAGPAVLVALAGLVALMLTLRQSGPLTFRGGILLASVLTAVLVAGLLAPAGPYRRLMRLRPLEWLGQRSYGIYLWHWPVILVLAQAIPTAHDSAAHWGVRGLSLTVTLVLAAASFRWLEGPVREHGFRHSLRRAGAALWSPLRGRRVVARAGAGAAVALVLASGAAVAVAPERSQTQIAIEAAQAEVDASAEEAEVVEVVEADRSMPTGEEITGFGDSIVVTSKDGLEYRFPGIMLDARSILQWPDGERAVRARLAEGTVRRAVFLDYGTNAGVTDEALVRRVLDALGPDRMIVVVNLYGGSAWVPEANATLARIVADYPHAVVADWHGAISARPELLQADGIHPGIEGAHLYASVVEKAFAELSERLTGVPVTLPGEPGDAPAANPAENPTANPAEGSTVSPGTGTGDPAGGETAAPPG comes from the coding sequence ATGGCCACGCAGGTCCAGGAGCGACGTCCGCGTCCGGTCGCCGCCCGTGCGCCCCGCCGTGGCGCCGGGCGCATCGAGGGGCTCGACGGGCTGCGGGCCCTGGCGATCGCAGCGGTCCTGGTCTACCACCTGCGGCCGGAGTCCCTCCCCGGCGGCTACCTGGGCGTCGACGTGTTCTTCGTCGTGTCCGGCTTCCTCATCACCACCCTGCTGCTGCGTGAGCTCGACGACCGCGGCCGCATCGACCTGCCGCGGTTCTGGGTGCGGCGTGCCCGCCGGCTGCTTCCCGCGCTCGTCGCGGTCGTCGTGGTGACCATCCCCGCCGCGTGGCTGGCCGGGACGGACCTGCTCGTCGGGATCGGCCGCCAGGCGCTGGGGGCGCTGACGTTCTCGAGCAACTGGCTCGAGATCGGTGCCGGCTCGTCCTACTTCACGGCCACCGCGCCGCAGCTCTTCGTCAACTTCTGGTCGCTGGCGGTGGAGGAGCAGTTCTACCTCCTGTGGCCCCTGCTGCTCGCCCTCGTCGTCGCCGCTACGTCCGCCGCGCGGACCCGGGCGCGGATCGCCCTGACCGCTGCGGGGGCGTCCGCCCTGGGAATGGCCCTGCTGCACACCCCCGGGGCGGACGCCACCCGCGTCTACTACGGCACCGACACCCACGCGTTCGGCCTCATGATCGGCGCCGCCCTCGCCTTCGCCCTGGCGGGCGGCCCGTTGCCGGCCGCTGCCCGGCGGTGGGCGGGACCAGCCGTCCTGGTCGCCCTGGCCGGGCTCGTGGCGCTCATGCTGACCCTGCGCCAGTCCGGGCCCCTGACGTTCCGCGGGGGCATCCTCCTCGCGAGCGTGCTGACCGCCGTCCTCGTCGCGGGGCTGCTGGCACCGGCCGGGCCGTACCGCCGGCTCATGCGGCTGCGGCCGCTGGAGTGGCTGGGGCAGCGCTCCTACGGCATCTACCTGTGGCACTGGCCGGTCATCCTCGTCCTGGCCCAGGCGATCCCCACCGCGCACGACTCGGCCGCGCACTGGGGCGTGCGGGGGCTCTCCCTCACCGTGACCCTCGTCCTGGCCGCTGCGTCGTTCCGGTGGCTCGAGGGGCCGGTCCGCGAGCACGGGTTCCGCCACAGCCTCCGCCGTGCCGGCGCCGCCCTGTGGAGCCCGCTGCGGGGCCGGCGCGTCGTGGCGCGGGCCGGCGCCGGCGCGGCCGTGGCCCTCGTCCTCGCCTCGGGGGCCGCCGTCGCCGTCGCTCCCGAGCGCTCGCAGACCCAGATCGCGATCGAGGCGGCGCAGGCGGAGGTGGACGCCTCCGCGGAGGAGGCCGAGGTGGTCGAGGTGGTCGAGGCCGACCGCTCGATGCCCACCGGGGAGGAGATCACCGGGTTCGGCGACTCGATCGTCGTCACCAGCAAGGACGGTCTGGAGTACCGCTTCCCCGGGATCATGCTGGACGCGCGCTCGATCCTGCAGTGGCCCGACGGCGAGCGGGCCGTGCGGGCCCGGCTCGCCGAGGGGACGGTGCGCCGGGCGGTCTTCCTCGACTACGGCACGAACGCCGGCGTCACCGACGAGGCCCTGGTGCGACGTGTCCTGGACGCCCTCGGGCCCGACCGGATGATCGTCGTGGTCAACCTCTACGGCGGCAGCGCCTGGGTGCCGGAGGCGAACGCCACCCTCGCCCGGATCGTGGCCGACTACCCCCACGCGGTCGTGGCCGACTGGCACGGGGCCATCTCCGCCCGGCCCGAGCTCCTCCAGGCCGACGGGATCCACCCCGGGATCGAGGGGGCGCACCTGTACGCCTCGGTCGTGGAGAAGGCCTTCGCCGAGCTGTCCGAGCGGCTCACCGGCGTGCCCGTGACCCTGCCGGGCGAGCCCGGCGACGCCCCCGCGGCGAACCCCGCGGAGAACCCCACGGCCAACCCTGCGGAGGGGTCCACGGTGAGCCCCGGGACGGGGACCGGTGATCCGGCCGGCGGCGAGACGGCGGCCCCGCCGGGGTGA
- the sucD gene encoding succinate--CoA ligase subunit alpha: MSILLSSSSKVLVQGMTGAMGQIHTRRMLDAGTRIVGGVNPRKAGTAVDFDVQPTGPGAETRQTGTVSVPVFGSVAEAREATGADVSVIFVPPAHTKAAVIEAVDAGVPLVVIITEGVPVKDTAEFFTYARTKGVRLIGPNCPGIITPGQSNVGITPANITGPGRIGLVSKSGTLTYQMMYELSDIGFTTCIGIGGDPIIGTTHIDALEAFEADPETELIVMIGEIGGDAEERAAAYIKEHVTKPVVGYVAGFTAPEGKTMGHAGAIVSGSSGTAEAKKVALEAAGVKVGKTPSETARLARELLGA; encoded by the coding sequence ATGTCGATCCTCCTCAGCTCCTCCTCCAAGGTCCTCGTCCAGGGCATGACGGGCGCGATGGGCCAGATCCACACCCGCCGCATGCTCGACGCCGGCACCCGGATCGTCGGCGGGGTCAACCCCCGCAAGGCGGGCACCGCCGTCGACTTCGACGTCCAGCCCACCGGTCCCGGCGCGGAGACCCGGCAGACCGGCACCGTCTCGGTCCCGGTCTTCGGCTCGGTGGCCGAGGCCCGCGAGGCCACCGGCGCCGACGTCTCGGTCATCTTCGTCCCGCCGGCCCACACCAAGGCCGCCGTCATCGAGGCCGTCGACGCCGGCGTGCCGCTGGTGGTCATCATCACCGAGGGCGTGCCCGTGAAGGACACCGCCGAGTTCTTCACCTACGCCCGCACCAAGGGTGTGCGCCTCATCGGCCCGAACTGCCCGGGCATCATCACCCCCGGCCAGTCGAACGTCGGCATCACCCCGGCCAACATCACCGGTCCGGGCCGGATCGGGCTGGTCTCGAAGTCCGGCACGCTGACCTACCAGATGATGTACGAGCTCTCCGACATCGGGTTCACCACGTGCATCGGCATCGGCGGCGACCCGATCATCGGCACCACCCACATCGACGCCCTCGAGGCGTTCGAGGCGGACCCGGAGACCGAGCTCATCGTCATGATCGGCGAGATCGGCGGCGACGCGGAGGAGCGTGCGGCCGCCTACATCAAGGAGCACGTGACCAAGCCCGTGGTGGGCTACGTCGCCGGCTTCACGGCCCCCGAGGGCAAGACGATGGGCCACGCCGGCGCCATCGTCTCGGGATCCTCCGGCACCGCCGAGGCCAAGAAGGTCGCCCTCGAGGCGGCCGGGGTCAAGGTCGGCAAGACGCCGTCCGAGACCGCCCGCCTGGCCCGGGAGCTGCTCGGCGCCTGA
- the sucC gene encoding ADP-forming succinate--CoA ligase subunit beta — MDLFEYQARDVFEKHGVPVLRGIVATTPAEARAAAEQLGGGTVVVKAQVKTGGRGKAGGVKLAHSPEEAEARAAEILGMDIKGHTVHRVMVAEGARIAEEYYFSVLLDRSERRYLAMASVEGGVEIEQLAVERPEALARVAVDPTVGIDAAKAAEIAAQAGFAPELADEVAAVFQKLWTVYTEEDATLVEVNPLVRTEDGAVIALDGKVTLDENAAFRHPDHADLVDRAATDPLEARAKELDLNYVKLDGEVGIIGNGAGLVMSTLDVVAYAGEAHGVKPANFLDIGGGANAQVMANGLDVILGDPQVKSVFVNVFGGITACDEVATGIVKALEILGDKENKPLVVRLDGNNVEAGRKILADAAHPLVTLVATMDDAAAKAAELAAAK, encoded by the coding sequence GTGGATCTCTTCGAGTACCAGGCTCGGGACGTTTTCGAGAAGCACGGGGTCCCCGTGCTGCGCGGGATCGTCGCGACGACACCGGCCGAGGCGCGCGCCGCCGCGGAGCAGCTGGGCGGCGGCACGGTCGTCGTCAAGGCGCAGGTCAAGACGGGCGGGCGCGGCAAGGCCGGCGGCGTCAAGCTGGCCCACAGCCCCGAGGAGGCGGAGGCCCGCGCGGCCGAGATCCTCGGCATGGACATCAAGGGCCACACCGTCCACCGTGTGATGGTCGCCGAGGGCGCCCGGATCGCGGAGGAGTACTACTTCTCCGTGCTGCTGGACCGCAGCGAGCGGCGCTACCTCGCCATGGCCTCGGTCGAGGGCGGCGTGGAGATCGAGCAGCTCGCCGTCGAGCGTCCGGAGGCGCTCGCGCGCGTCGCGGTCGACCCGACGGTCGGGATCGACGCGGCCAAGGCCGCCGAGATCGCCGCGCAGGCCGGGTTCGCGCCCGAGCTCGCCGACGAGGTCGCCGCCGTCTTCCAGAAGCTCTGGACGGTCTACACCGAGGAGGACGCCACCCTCGTCGAGGTCAACCCGCTCGTGCGCACCGAGGACGGCGCGGTCATCGCGCTCGACGGCAAGGTCACCCTGGACGAGAACGCGGCGTTCCGGCACCCCGACCACGCCGACCTCGTCGACCGGGCGGCCACCGACCCCCTCGAGGCCAGGGCCAAGGAGCTCGACCTCAACTACGTCAAGCTCGACGGCGAGGTCGGCATCATCGGCAACGGCGCCGGGCTGGTGATGTCCACCCTCGACGTCGTCGCCTACGCCGGCGAGGCCCACGGGGTCAAGCCCGCCAACTTCCTCGACATCGGCGGCGGCGCCAACGCCCAGGTGATGGCCAACGGCCTCGACGTCATCCTCGGCGACCCCCAGGTGAAGTCGGTGTTCGTCAACGTCTTCGGCGGGATCACCGCCTGCGACGAGGTCGCCACGGGCATCGTCAAGGCCCTGGAGATCCTCGGCGACAAGGAGAACAAGCCCCTCGTGGTGCGCCTGGACGGGAACAACGTGGAGGCCGGCCGCAAGATCCTCGCCGACGCCGCCCACCCCCTCGTCACGCTGGTCGCCACCATGGACGACGCCGCGGCCAAGGCCGCCGAGCTCGCCGCCGCGAAGTAA